The following proteins are co-located in the Leptodactylus fuscus isolate aLepFus1 chromosome 8, aLepFus1.hap2, whole genome shotgun sequence genome:
- the CD302 gene encoding CD302 antigen produces the protein MRRTLSDVTAGVSARHTGAALIICLFSALCCVSGQSAPGQEDACPPPLWVQFHKNCYTLVSVTSKNSLSIEPARQLCKDIGADIISIGSKEENSFLVRTFKGQWKGPTEVLLGMFYDSDDNSLKWFDNSEVNFFNWGQVKLGDNDLNTCVKMNTQNGLWDVTDCDSATESAALCKYTSKENHTFDKKTVMITVIATFTVIALVLSIVVVFLHKKRNWSSGLHRAEVLPYRDDAILVDTMEREDYA, from the exons ATGAGGAGGACGTTGTCTGATGTGACTGCTGGGGTCAGTGCTAGACACACAGGGGCTGCACTGATTATATGTCTGTTCTCTGCACTCTGCTGTGTATCTGGTCAGTCTGCACCCGGACAAGAAGATG CATGTCCCCCTCCATTATGGGTCCAGTTTCACAAAAATTGTTATACCTTGGTCAGTgtgacatcaaagaattcactgAGTATTGAACCTGCGCGACAACTCTGCAAAG ATATTGGCGCTGACATCATAAGTATCGGATCAAAGGAGGAGAATTCATTCCTGGTTAGAACATTCAAAGGTCAATGGAAAGGTCCGACAGAAGTGTTACTGGGCATGTTCTATGACAGCGATG ATAACTCCTTGAAATGGTTTGACAACTCTGAAGTCAATTTCTTCAACTGGGGACAAGTAAAATTAGGTGACAATGACTTGAACACTTGTGTAAAAATGAATACACAGAACGGCCTGTGGGACGTCACGGACTGTGATAGCGCTACGGAATCAGCAGCCCTATGTAAAT ACACTTCAAAAGAAAACCACACATTTG ATAAGAAAACCGTGATGATCACAGTGATCGCAACATTTACTGTAATCGCACTAGTATTATCCATAGTAGTCGTATTCCTTCACAAGAAGAGGAACTGGTCCAGTGGACTACACAGGGCGGAGGTCCTGCCATACAGGGATGATGCTATTCTGGTGGACACAATGGAAAGAGAAGACTATGCCTGA